A stretch of the Aegilops tauschii subsp. strangulata cultivar AL8/78 chromosome 4, Aet v6.0, whole genome shotgun sequence genome encodes the following:
- the LOC109778829 gene encoding DNA-directed RNA polymerase I subunit RPA12 yields the protein MAFWQARDFLFCGVCGTLLDFNSHRYASCPLCGFKRKAKDIEGKETRYAVTAEDIRRELKIKAFVVLESAPNLDIVVQRSLTERACPECNHPELEFYTKQLRSADEGQTIFYECPECGHAFNENT from the exons ATGGCTTTCTGGCAGGCGCGCGACTTCCTGTTCTGCGGCGTGTGCGGCACCCTCCTCGACTTCAACTCCCACCGCTACGCCTCCTGCCCCCTCTGCGGCTTCAAGCGCAAGGCCAAAG ATATCGAAGGGAAAGAAACTCGGTACGCGGTCACCGCAGAG GATATTAGAAGAGAGCTAAAGATAAAAGCGTTTGTGGTTCTTGAATCGGCGCCAAATTTGGACATAGTTGTGCAAAGATCCCTG ACAGAGCGAGCCTGTCCGGAATGCAACCATCCTGAACTCGAATTTTACACGAAGCAG CTTCGGTCAGCGGATGAGGGGCAGACTATCTTCTACGAGTGCCCGGAGTGCGGCCACGCATTCAATGAGAACACGTAA